In Endozoicomonas sp. GU-1, one DNA window encodes the following:
- the lolB gene encoding lipoprotein insertase outer membrane protein LolB, with protein sequence MGVDKCFSGLRILLVLSVFILAGCASRAVDSGRQVSDEEKEQRWQRHQERLGLIQAWDMTGRLNIKVPGQSGTMSLDWQQQGDQYRLVLDGPLGASIARISGGRQGVSVTASDETRYGPSPEMLLYSLTGWQFPVSNLRYWVRGLPAPGNDARIRLNNLGYPDKIEQQGWVVAYQQYGLSGSQRLPVRFVVSRGDIRLTLMVSRWQL encoded by the coding sequence ATGGGTGTTGATAAGTGCTTTTCTGGTTTGAGAATTTTACTGGTTCTGAGTGTTTTCATCCTTGCCGGGTGTGCTTCCCGAGCGGTTGATTCGGGCAGGCAGGTCAGTGACGAAGAGAAAGAGCAGCGCTGGCAGAGGCACCAGGAGCGTTTGGGGTTGATTCAGGCCTGGGATATGACCGGACGTCTTAATATTAAGGTTCCGGGGCAATCCGGTACGATGTCGCTTGACTGGCAACAACAAGGTGATCAATACAGGTTGGTTCTGGATGGCCCCTTGGGTGCATCCATTGCCCGTATCTCAGGGGGGCGTCAGGGTGTGTCGGTCACTGCCTCGGATGAAACCCGTTATGGTCCGTCACCGGAGATGCTGCTGTACTCGCTGACCGGGTGGCAGTTTCCAGTCAGTAATTTAAGGTATTGGGTCAGAGGACTGCCAGCTCCTGGCAATGATGCCAGAATCCGGCTGAATAACCTTGGCTATCCGGACAAAATTGAACAGCAGGGCTGGGTGGTTGCTTACCAGCAATACGGATTGAGTGGCAGTCAGCGGTTACCTGTTCGTTTTGTTGTGAGCCGTGGGGATATTCGATTGACTCTGATGGTAAGTCGCTGGCAGCTTTAA